Proteins encoded in a region of the Pseudomonadota bacterium genome:
- a CDS encoding NAD(P)H-binding protein: MSRRAIVTGAFSYLGSAVARELQRRGFEVATLTNRRPPSGAEGIAASPLVFEREHLVRALRGADTLVNTYWIRLPYRGVGFAEAVANSRVLVEAAREAGVRRLVHVSVTNASLDSELGYYRGKAEVDAIVRAAGIPHAIVRPTLVVGPNDVLTSNLAWFLRRFPFFPVPNGGAYRVQPITLADAGRIAADAAEADRNLDVDAAGPEAFPFVEYLRIIARACGVRRPLLRVPGSLALAGLCALSPLLRDTVLAKEELAGLERELLVSHAAPLGTESVSGFLLDHGEELGGAYVNDRTRHFGSAARDPIAPGFKV; encoded by the coding sequence ATGTCGAGACGCGCGATCGTGACCGGCGCCTTCAGCTACCTCGGCTCGGCCGTGGCGCGGGAGCTGCAACGCCGCGGCTTCGAGGTCGCGACCCTGACGAACCGGCGGCCGCCGTCAGGCGCGGAGGGGATCGCCGCCTCGCCGCTCGTTTTCGAGAGGGAGCACCTCGTCCGCGCGCTGCGCGGGGCGGACACGCTCGTCAACACGTACTGGATCCGGCTGCCGTACCGTGGCGTCGGGTTCGCAGAGGCCGTCGCGAACAGCCGCGTCCTCGTCGAGGCCGCGCGGGAAGCCGGGGTCCGCCGGCTCGTGCACGTCAGCGTCACGAACGCGTCGCTCGACAGCGAACTCGGATACTACCGGGGCAAGGCCGAGGTGGACGCGATCGTCCGCGCGGCCGGCATCCCGCACGCCATCGTCCGCCCCACTCTCGTCGTCGGGCCGAACGACGTGCTCACCTCGAACCTCGCGTGGTTTCTCCGACGGTTCCCGTTCTTCCCGGTCCCGAACGGCGGCGCCTACCGCGTGCAGCCGATCACGCTCGCGGACGCCGGGCGGATCGCCGCGGACGCTGCCGAGGCGGATCGCAATCTCGACGTCGACGCCGCAGGGCCGGAGGCGTTCCCGTTCGTCGAGTACCTGCGGATCATCGCGAGGGCGTGCGGCGTCCGGCGGCCGCTCCTGCGGGTGCCCGGCTCCCTCGCCCTTGCCGGGCTTTGCGCCCTCTCTCCGCTCCTCCGCGACACGGTGCTCGCGAAGGAGGAGCTCGCCGGCCTCGAGCGCGAGCTGCTCGTGTCGCACGCTGCACCGCTCGGAACGGAGTCGGTGAGCGGCTTCCTGCTCGACCACGGCGAGGAGCTCGGGGGCGCCTACGTCAACGATCGCACGCGCCATTTCGGCTCCGCCGCGCGGGATCCCATCGCGCCGGGATTTAAAGTTTGA
- a CDS encoding choice-of-anchor L domain-containing protein, whose translation MATNKLFGSMCVLAAALLVLAAAAGCEGAGDTYNPDDNGGDTDSDSDSDSDSDADSDSDSDSDSDSDSDADDVPGLDDDSDGYTDDDDCNDLDPNVNPDAIEVIVDEPYADGGMPEPADEDCDGTIDNPPGPCDDGIALDDVDPINGAKVMELCKTASADGTDWGVVSAAYVRADGAAATLPTAQIGVETNFGTSVLPLEGVNMFGLSSGHVRTPDQTDACGTQACYGYGAGTAPPGFPQDVPGCDGSTYIYDDVALQLTLRAPSNAVGYRYKFRFYSFEYPEWVCSSYNDQFIALVDPPPLGSINGNISFDSEGNPVSVNIAFFTVCEGCPDGTGDLAGTGFDAWGDSGATAWLQSTAPIEGGATFTIRFAIWDTGDQVLDSTVLIDGFEWIATGGTPTVETDPIIE comes from the coding sequence ATGGCGACGAACAAGCTCTTCGGTTCGATGTGCGTGCTCGCAGCCGCCCTGCTCGTCCTCGCCGCGGCGGCCGGGTGCGAGGGCGCCGGGGATACGTACAATCCCGACGACAACGGCGGCGACACGGACTCCGATTCCGACTCGGACTCCGACAGCGACGCCGACTCGGATTCGGACTCGGATTCGGATTCGGATTCGGACAGCGACGCCGACGACGTCCCGGGCCTGGACGACGACAGCGACGGCTACACCGACGACGACGACTGCAACGACCTCGATCCCAACGTGAACCCGGACGCCATCGAGGTGATCGTCGACGAGCCGTACGCGGACGGCGGCATGCCCGAGCCCGCGGACGAGGACTGCGACGGCACGATAGACAACCCGCCCGGGCCCTGCGACGACGGGATCGCGCTCGACGACGTCGACCCGATCAACGGCGCGAAGGTGATGGAGCTGTGCAAGACCGCTTCGGCGGACGGGACCGACTGGGGCGTGGTCAGCGCGGCGTACGTCCGCGCCGACGGCGCCGCGGCGACGCTCCCGACGGCGCAGATCGGGGTGGAGACGAACTTCGGCACCAGCGTGCTGCCTCTCGAGGGAGTCAACATGTTCGGCCTGTCGTCGGGCCACGTGCGGACACCCGACCAGACGGACGCGTGCGGCACGCAGGCGTGCTACGGCTACGGTGCCGGCACGGCCCCCCCCGGCTTCCCGCAGGACGTGCCGGGCTGCGACGGCTCGACGTACATTTACGACGACGTGGCGCTGCAGCTCACCCTGCGCGCGCCGTCGAACGCGGTCGGCTACAGGTACAAGTTCCGTTTCTACTCGTTCGAGTACCCCGAGTGGGTGTGCTCCTCGTACAACGACCAGTTCATCGCGCTCGTTGATCCGCCGCCGTTGGGCTCGATCAACGGCAACATCTCCTTCGACAGCGAGGGGAACCCTGTGAGCGTGAACATCGCGTTCTTCACCGTTTGTGAGGGCTGCCCGGACGGCACGGGCGACCTCGCCGGCACGGGGTTCGACGCCTGGGGCGACTCCGGCGCCACCGCGTGGCTGCAGTCGACCGCCCCCATCGAGGGCGGCGCGACGTTCACGATCCGGTTCGCGATCTGGGACACCGGCGACCAGGTCCTCGACTCCACCGTGCTCATAGACGGGTTCGAGTGGATCGCCACGGGCGGCACGCCGACCGTCGAGACCGACCCGATCATCGAGTAG
- a CDS encoding PEGA domain-containing protein → MRCSVITFGITILSAAPLLAQAQAETEWTVIEETTSPEPAPQPKPQVVPNQAKLVVTVVTPPEPVAGVQVFVDGAAVGPAPWEGVVAPGAHKVRAEGTGWASRSYKVAVAPNQSQTVRATLLRNGEFDLGKWYAGLLYSFGVGSSYSGGERYRLNAPGLGPGLGVGMRLPLQKLWLEAGLVVGPWTDRWIDYDPDSWAALSADEQVGVKKRSGQGMPLSVTIRYVSPIAKPFLYWTATFEPGVLVYGPYKYDEADPQYGYVKTLQEGEARAIFTMSLRAGLAVFPADWLEIRVDPLGMGLHCTKPFGVVYTPSFAIMLRL, encoded by the coding sequence ATGCGTTGCTCGGTTATCACTTTCGGTATCACGATCCTGTCGGCGGCCCCTCTTCTCGCGCAGGCGCAGGCCGAGACCGAGTGGACGGTGATCGAGGAGACGACGTCGCCGGAGCCGGCGCCGCAGCCGAAGCCGCAGGTCGTCCCGAATCAGGCCAAGCTGGTCGTCACGGTGGTAACGCCGCCCGAGCCCGTGGCGGGCGTGCAGGTCTTCGTCGACGGCGCGGCGGTCGGACCGGCGCCCTGGGAGGGGGTCGTGGCGCCGGGGGCCCACAAGGTCCGCGCCGAGGGTACCGGATGGGCCTCGCGGAGCTACAAGGTGGCGGTCGCGCCCAACCAGTCGCAGACGGTGCGCGCCACGCTCCTACGCAACGGGGAGTTCGACCTCGGGAAGTGGTACGCCGGCCTTTTGTACTCGTTCGGCGTGGGCAGCTCGTACTCCGGCGGCGAGCGGTACCGCCTGAACGCCCCGGGGCTCGGCCCGGGCCTCGGCGTCGGCATGAGGCTGCCGCTCCAGAAGCTCTGGCTCGAGGCCGGCCTCGTCGTCGGCCCCTGGACCGACCGGTGGATCGACTACGACCCGGACAGCTGGGCCGCCCTCTCCGCGGACGAGCAGGTCGGCGTCAAGAAGCGCTCCGGGCAGGGGATGCCGCTCTCCGTGACGATCCGGTACGTGTCGCCGATCGCCAAGCCGTTCCTCTACTGGACCGCGACGTTCGAGCCCGGGGTCCTCGTCTACGGCCCCTACAAGTACGACGAAGCCGATCCGCAGTACGGCTACGTGAAGACCCTCCAGGAGGGCGAGGCGCGGGCGATCTTCACGATGTCGTTGCGCGCGGGGCTCGCGGTCTTCCCCGCCGATTGGCTGGAGATCCGGGTCGATCCGCTCGGGATGGGGCTGCACTGCACGAAGCCGTTCGGCGTCGTCTACACACCGTCCTTCGCGATCATGCTGCGGCTGTAG